One Haladaptatus sp. R4 DNA window includes the following coding sequences:
- a CDS encoding branched-chain amino acid ABC transporter permease → MDDATETYSRGRRLIVERPLLVVVGVFAVLLVFDFIQRLVTGNLRVSYVGSLIWTGLMRGLIIGLAGIGLSMTYSILNFANFSHGDYITSGAFSGWAVTYLIAGLGSNNIAGLLLVGAGGTVYASSLGITIATTPVAVILGMLFAGAFTVVLALLIDRIVYRPMRDAEGISLLITSIGVAFVLRYLVVFVFSAESRGTTAIQDIPSWNLLLWDGTVRVTAHDLTILVCTVGLMLGVHVLLQRTKLGKAMRAMADNEDLARVTGIPTEQVIRWTWIIGGALTGISGFLLVLWRGTIVFQFGWLLLLPIFAAVILGGIGSIYGAILGGLVIGLTWNLAIIWIPSDFGRAAAFGMMILILLFKPQGLFAGRTTA, encoded by the coding sequence ATGGACGATGCAACTGAGACCTATTCACGTGGACGCCGCCTCATCGTCGAACGACCACTGCTCGTGGTCGTCGGCGTATTCGCGGTGCTCCTCGTCTTCGATTTCATCCAACGCTTGGTAACCGGCAACCTTCGTGTCTCCTACGTCGGGTCACTCATCTGGACTGGCCTCATGCGGGGACTCATAATCGGCCTCGCCGGAATCGGGCTTTCGATGACGTACAGTATTCTGAACTTCGCTAATTTCTCGCACGGGGACTACATCACGAGCGGCGCGTTCTCGGGATGGGCAGTCACGTACCTCATCGCGGGACTCGGAAGCAACAACATCGCGGGATTGTTGCTCGTCGGCGCGGGCGGAACCGTATACGCGAGCAGTCTCGGTATCACGATTGCGACGACGCCGGTAGCCGTCATCCTCGGAATGCTGTTCGCCGGAGCGTTCACCGTCGTGTTGGCGCTTCTTATCGACCGGATCGTGTATCGGCCGATGCGTGATGCGGAGGGTATCTCCCTGCTCATCACGAGCATCGGCGTCGCGTTCGTGCTTCGCTACCTCGTCGTCTTCGTCTTCTCGGCCGAAAGCCGCGGGACGACGGCGATTCAGGACATTCCGTCGTGGAACCTCCTGCTGTGGGACGGGACGGTACGGGTCACGGCACACGACCTGACGATACTCGTCTGTACGGTGGGATTGATGCTCGGCGTGCACGTGCTGCTCCAGCGGACGAAGCTCGGGAAGGCGATGCGCGCGATGGCCGACAACGAGGACCTCGCTCGCGTTACCGGGATTCCGACCGAACAAGTCATCCGCTGGACGTGGATAATCGGCGGCGCCCTGACCGGCATCTCGGGCTTCCTGCTGGTGCTGTGGCGCGGAACCATCGTCTTCCAGTTCGGATGGCTCCTCCTGTTGCCCATCTTCGCCGCGGTCATCCTCGGCGGCATCGGGTCGATTTACGGCGCGATCCTCGGCGGATTGGTCATCGGTCTGACGTGGAACCTCGCCATCATCTGGATTCCCAGTGACTTCGGCCGTGCCGCCGCGTTCGGCATGATGATCCTCATCCTGCTGTTCAAGCCACAGGGACTGTTCGCAGGGAGGACGACGGCATGA
- a CDS encoding branched-chain amino acid ABC transporter permease — protein sequence MSSSVRDFEINDTMLILGALLAIYVLYLVGGTLLGYSLRGQLNSLARLTFLIGVYGMLALALNLHWGYTGLFNIGIAGFMAVGLYTMAMISKPPASASAGAATVSGLGLPLWVGILGGMLAAAILGLLVALPALRLRADYLAIVTIATSEIIRFIVTSNQFQTFTIPGKLHYLGITIPLPWNAVQLGTGGGRGLLLNFTDPLDPLFNSGPYKAIEHALDPLVGGSSGPVLDSLTYAIILLLFVVAYYWLMKRTGESPFGRVLKAIREDEQVANSLGKDTNQFKIKSFMLGCALMGLAGILWQMRQGAITPTSFKPQVTFFVWLALIIGGAGSNTGSVLGAAIFAGLLYQGPLYLKNIIRGSIQVPTAPNSFAGAVGPIFHGNIMPFISYMMGNINALQLVLMGCVLIWIMHHRPEGVLGHRKEEAASIPLLRPGGGSGGPKPDAATDGGEEQ from the coding sequence ATGAGTTCGAGCGTCCGCGATTTCGAGATCAACGACACGATGCTCATCCTGGGCGCTCTGTTGGCCATCTACGTGCTGTATCTCGTGGGAGGCACACTGCTCGGCTACTCGCTTCGCGGCCAGTTGAACTCCCTCGCACGGCTCACGTTCCTCATCGGCGTGTACGGGATGTTGGCGCTCGCGTTGAACCTCCACTGGGGGTACACCGGGCTGTTCAACATCGGTATCGCGGGGTTCATGGCCGTCGGATTGTACACGATGGCGATGATCTCGAAACCGCCAGCGAGTGCGAGTGCCGGTGCCGCGACCGTTTCCGGTCTCGGCCTCCCGCTGTGGGTCGGTATCCTCGGTGGAATGCTCGCCGCGGCGATTCTCGGCCTGTTGGTGGCGCTTCCGGCGCTTCGGTTGCGCGCCGACTATCTCGCGATCGTTACCATCGCGACGTCCGAAATCATCCGCTTCATCGTGACGTCGAACCAGTTCCAGACGTTTACGATTCCAGGGAAGCTTCACTACCTGGGAATAACGATTCCCCTGCCGTGGAACGCGGTTCAGCTCGGAACCGGCGGCGGTCGCGGACTGTTGTTGAATTTCACCGACCCTCTCGACCCGCTGTTCAACAGCGGCCCGTACAAGGCGATAGAACACGCACTCGATCCGCTCGTCGGCGGTTCGTCCGGTCCGGTTCTGGACTCGCTGACGTACGCGATCATCCTGTTGCTGTTCGTCGTGGCCTACTACTGGCTGATGAAGCGAACCGGCGAATCGCCGTTCGGGCGCGTGCTCAAGGCCATCCGTGAGGACGAACAGGTCGCGAACTCCCTCGGGAAGGACACCAACCAGTTCAAGATCAAGTCGTTCATGCTCGGATGTGCGCTGATGGGGCTCGCGGGTATCCTCTGGCAGATGCGCCAAGGTGCCATCACGCCTACCTCGTTCAAGCCGCAGGTGACGTTCTTCGTGTGGTTGGCTCTCATCATCGGCGGTGCCGGGTCGAACACCGGGAGCGTCCTCGGCGCGGCGATATTCGCCGGGTTGCTGTATCAGGGACCGCTTTACCTGAAGAACATCATCAGGGGATCGATTCAGGTTCCCACCGCTCCGAACTCCTTTGCCGGTGCGGTCGGCCCGATATTCCACGGCAACATCATGCCGTTCATCTCCTACATGATGGGTAACATCAACGCGCTCCAGTTGGTCCTCATGGGTTGTGTCCTCATCTGGATCATGCACCACCGGCCGGAGGGCGTCCTCGGCCACCGCAAGGAGGAAGCGGCGAGCATTCCGCTCCTGCGCCCCGGTGGTGGCTCCGGCGGTCCGAAACCGGATGCAGCGACGGACGGAGGTGAGGAGCAATGA
- a CDS encoding ABC transporter ATP-binding protein: MTASETEDTDDANSLDIGNEVADLSETPLRVENLRKTFGGITAVDGATFSVEQGSFTGLIGPNGAGKSTTFNLITGVYQPDSGSVYFNDRDITGMQPYQIADRGMVRTFQIARELSEMTVLENMMLAPKGQEGEALWRSVTPGMRSDVRKQEEDVLERAWQMLEFFEIDHLAGEYAGNLSGGQRKLLEMARALMTDPQMVLLDEPLAGVNPSLEKKLLKHVHELRERGYTFLLVEHDMDVIMNNCEHVIVMHQGKVLAEGEPAAIRSNDQVIDAYLGEEI, translated from the coding sequence ATGACCGCGAGCGAAACCGAAGACACCGACGATGCGAACTCGCTCGACATCGGAAACGAGGTCGCCGACCTGAGCGAGACGCCGCTCAGGGTCGAGAACCTCCGGAAAACGTTCGGCGGCATCACCGCCGTCGATGGAGCGACGTTCTCGGTCGAACAGGGCTCGTTCACCGGCCTCATCGGCCCGAACGGGGCCGGGAAGTCCACGACGTTCAACCTCATCACAGGGGTCTATCAGCCGGATAGCGGTTCGGTGTACTTCAACGACCGCGACATCACGGGAATGCAACCGTACCAAATCGCGGACCGTGGCATGGTCAGAACGTTCCAGATCGCCCGCGAACTCTCCGAGATGACCGTCTTGGAGAACATGATGCTCGCGCCGAAGGGACAGGAGGGCGAAGCGCTCTGGCGGTCCGTGACGCCGGGGATGCGAAGCGACGTCCGCAAACAGGAAGAAGACGTGCTCGAACGAGCGTGGCAGATGCTGGAGTTCTTCGAGATCGACCACCTCGCGGGCGAGTACGCGGGCAACCTCTCCGGCGGCCAGCGGAAACTGCTGGAGATGGCGCGGGCGCTCATGACCGACCCGCAGATGGTTCTGTTGGACGAACCGCTCGCGGGTGTCAACCCGTCGCTGGAGAAGAAACTGCTCAAACACGTTCACGAACTCCGTGAACGCGGCTACACGTTCCTGCTCGTCGAACACGACATGGACGTCATCATGAACAACTGCGAACACGTCATCGTCATGCACCAAGGAAAAGTACTCGCCGAGGGTGAACCCGCGGCGATCCGTTCGAACGATCAAGTCATCGACGCCTACCTCGGGGAGGAGATCTGA
- a CDS encoding ABC transporter ATP-binding protein, which yields MALLDIDGLDAGYGEDLQILSDVDMRVEDGEYVTIVGPNGAGKSTVMKSVFGLTTYMGGSITFAGTEIHGDAPEDIIHLGLGYVPQNDNVFSSLTVEENLEMGAYILDEVPEDAMQEVFDRFPILDERREQKAGTMSGGQQQMLAMGRALMLDPDLLMLDEPSAGLAPDLVAEMFDKVDEINDHGTAILMVEQNAKEALRRCDRGYVLVQGQNRFMDSGDALLADDEVRQEFLGG from the coding sequence ATGGCGCTGCTCGACATCGACGGACTGGACGCGGGGTACGGCGAGGACTTACAGATCCTCTCTGACGTCGATATGCGCGTCGAGGACGGCGAATACGTCACCATCGTCGGCCCGAACGGTGCGGGGAAATCGACCGTGATGAAATCCGTCTTCGGGTTGACGACGTACATGGGCGGCAGCATCACGTTCGCCGGTACGGAGATTCACGGCGACGCACCCGAGGACATCATCCACCTCGGACTGGGGTACGTGCCCCAGAACGACAACGTGTTCTCGTCGCTCACCGTGGAAGAGAACCTGGAGATGGGGGCGTACATCCTGGACGAAGTCCCGGAGGACGCCATGCAGGAGGTGTTCGACCGCTTCCCGATACTGGACGAGCGCCGGGAGCAGAAAGCGGGAACGATGTCCGGCGGCCAACAGCAGATGTTGGCGATGGGTCGGGCGCTCATGCTCGACCCCGACCTGCTGATGCTGGACGAACCGAGTGCAGGGTTGGCTCCCGACCTCGTCGCCGAGATGTTCGACAAGGTGGACGAGATCAACGACCACGGGACTGCCATCCTGATGGTCGAACAGAACGCGAAGGAGGCGCTCCGACGCTGTGACCGCGGCTACGTGCTCGTGCAGGGTCAAAACCGCTTCATGGATTCCGGCGACGCGCTGCTGGCGGACGACGAGGTCCGACAGGAGTTCCTCGGCGGATAA
- a CDS encoding right-handed parallel beta-helix repeat-containing protein: MIRSRRSGSAVALVAVLVLAPVLVSGAPVPTTSASASQSAETASQSADAAPTSLDSCTRITRSGHYVLSDDIETRQRACLRIEADDVTLDGAGHVVDGRVFRDGTAGIAVTGRNVTVRNVTAINWTFGIEYENASAGTVANVTTWRTADGVSVLRSPETCLRRVTATNGFTGIAMSDSNGSRISDSDVRDTSSSGVFVSDSEDVSLANVSVVRSKIGVALAGVRNGSVTDVVVRSTEDGILLVDSHDNTIRNATLTNPDGSAVVTRSNANANDNPIVGSRGNWTTRDASRTHAKNGRDRGA, encoded by the coding sequence ATGATTCGCTCACGGCGGAGCGGTTCGGCCGTCGCACTCGTGGCCGTCCTCGTGCTCGCTCCCGTTCTCGTTTCCGGCGCACCCGTGCCGACGACATCGGCTTCCGCGTCCCAATCCGCCGAGACCGCGTCCCAGTCCGCCGACGCTGCTCCGACGTCCCTCGATTCCTGTACGCGAATAACTCGCTCCGGCCACTACGTCCTCTCCGACGACATCGAAACCCGTCAGCGGGCGTGTCTTCGGATCGAGGCCGACGACGTGACCCTCGACGGAGCGGGGCACGTCGTGGACGGACGGGTGTTTCGGGATGGAACTGCGGGCATCGCCGTGACGGGTCGGAACGTCACGGTTCGAAACGTCACGGCCATCAACTGGACGTTCGGCATCGAATACGAGAACGCCAGCGCCGGAACGGTAGCGAACGTGACGACGTGGCGAACCGCGGACGGGGTCTCGGTGTTACGCTCCCCGGAGACGTGTCTCCGGCGGGTGACAGCGACGAACGGGTTCACGGGAATCGCGATGAGCGACTCGAACGGGAGCCGAATTTCGGACAGCGATGTCCGCGATACGAGTTCGTCGGGCGTGTTCGTCTCCGACTCCGAAGACGTGTCGCTGGCGAACGTCTCGGTCGTGCGAAGTAAGATCGGCGTGGCGCTGGCCGGGGTCCGAAACGGAAGCGTGACGGACGTGGTCGTTCGCTCGACCGAGGACGGTATTCTGCTGGTCGATTCACACGACAACACGATACGGAACGCGACGCTGACGAACCCGGACGGCAGCGCAGTCGTGACGCGTTCGAACGCGAACGCGAACGACAATCCGATCGTCGGTAGCCGTGGGAACTGGACGACACGCGACGCGTCGAGGACGCACGCGAAAAACGGGCGAGACCGTGGCGCTTAG
- a CDS encoding ABC transporter substrate-binding protein, with amino-acid sequence MSHKIDRRTYLRAVGATSTVGLMGTLQQGGGPDMLTVIGYPESGIQLFRDFYGTGQSVPVLVPDGLQSASLPKEVGNDMKNVTGTAPAAAGPNQQAFTKLFQEQYNAPPSVFTAQSYDSVAILVLANAAAGANDGTKIRDQMRRVANPPGKEFGPANFVDAVKAAANGDDINYQGASSSTNFDVHGGPASAAYDVWKFAPQTPDGIKVVNTREFTSKPGGPEANSAPGGMGRTIKVGILLPQTGDLASVGGPMVQASQIPIKQVNDGNVDLEVQTQVEDTQTDRQASLSGANALVNAGFPAISGPASSGNYIPVATEVFVPNQIVGCSPSSTAVTVTNLKDNDFIFRTAPSDLLQGAIMAQIAAERLGAKTAATLYVNNDYGQQLSNQFTKKFTSSQGGSVSKQVAFNKGESSYTAVIQQALS; translated from the coding sequence ATGAGTCACAAAATCGACCGCCGCACCTACCTCCGAGCGGTAGGTGCAACGAGTACCGTCGGGTTGATGGGAACCCTGCAACAGGGGGGTGGGCCGGACATGCTCACCGTCATCGGCTATCCGGAAAGCGGGATTCAGCTATTCCGCGACTTCTACGGGACCGGACAATCCGTGCCCGTCCTCGTTCCGGACGGGTTACAGAGCGCCAGTCTACCGAAGGAAGTCGGCAACGACATGAAAAACGTCACCGGGACGGCACCCGCCGCCGCCGGGCCGAACCAGCAGGCGTTCACGAAGCTCTTTCAAGAGCAGTACAACGCACCACCGAGCGTCTTCACGGCCCAATCGTACGACTCCGTCGCCATCCTCGTCCTCGCCAACGCGGCGGCGGGGGCGAATGACGGGACCAAAATCCGCGACCAGATGCGTCGGGTCGCCAACCCACCCGGAAAGGAGTTCGGTCCAGCGAACTTCGTGGACGCCGTCAAAGCCGCAGCGAACGGGGACGATATCAACTACCAAGGCGCATCGAGTTCGACGAACTTCGACGTACACGGCGGTCCGGCGTCCGCCGCCTACGACGTCTGGAAGTTCGCACCGCAGACGCCGGACGGCATCAAAGTCGTCAACACGCGGGAGTTCACGAGCAAACCGGGTGGACCCGAGGCGAACAGCGCCCCGGGTGGAATGGGCCGAACGATCAAAGTCGGAATCCTGCTCCCGCAGACCGGGGACCTCGCGTCGGTCGGTGGACCGATGGTGCAGGCGTCGCAAATTCCGATCAAGCAGGTGAACGACGGGAACGTCGACCTCGAAGTTCAAACGCAGGTCGAGGACACACAGACCGACCGACAGGCGTCGCTCAGCGGCGCGAACGCGCTCGTCAACGCCGGTTTCCCGGCCATCTCCGGCCCGGCGTCCTCGGGGAACTACATCCCGGTCGCGACCGAGGTGTTCGTCCCGAATCAGATCGTGGGCTGTTCGCCGTCGAGCACGGCGGTCACCGTCACGAACCTGAAGGATAACGACTTCATCTTCCGAACCGCACCGAGTGACTTGCTTCAGGGTGCGATAATGGCGCAGATTGCGGCGGAACGACTCGGGGCGAAAACCGCCGCGACGCTGTACGTGAACAACGATTACGGCCAGCAGCTATCGAATCAGTTCACGAAGAAATTCACGTCGAGCCAAGGCGGTTCGGTGAGCAAACAGGTCGCGTTCAACAAGGGCGAATCGTCGTACACGGCCGTCATCCAGCAAGCGCTGAGCTAA
- a CDS encoding ABC transporter substrate-binding protein encodes MRYDIDRRDVLKGLGATGIAGLAGCIGGGGAGDDSSTSKSSSDGNGGGGGDNSGGPDVLNVIGYPESGIQLFRDYYQSTDGNQKIIVPDGLRDSTLPKNVGNDMANLTGTAPAASGPNQKAFNQMYKDEYNREPGVFNSHSYDAVAVLILANVAAGANDGGKIRDQMRRVANPGGQKYGPENFVDAVKAAARGEDINYQGASSVVDFDKKGDPASAAYDVWKFDSSADGGIKTEDTITFEGEPSGKMADSSPGGKNRTAKVGILLPQTGDLGSTGSLMIKAAKMPVKQVNDAGISIKVKSQVEDSQTKKQASLSGANALVSAGFPAICGPASSGNNIPVSQQVYIKQGVVGCSPSSTALTVTNLDDNDFVFRTAPSDLLQGKVMAQVASKKLSGKTASTLFVNNSYGQQLSDKFSKTFTDKYDGEVLQKVSFNKGESSYTSVIKKATGSS; translated from the coding sequence ATGCGATATGATATCGATCGACGTGACGTGCTGAAGGGACTGGGTGCAACCGGAATTGCCGGTCTCGCAGGCTGTATCGGCGGTGGCGGTGCCGGCGACGACAGCAGTACCAGCAAGAGCAGTAGTGACGGAAACGGCGGCGGAGGCGGCGACAACAGCGGTGGTCCCGACGTTCTCAACGTCATCGGCTACCCTGAAAGCGGAATTCAACTGTTCCGCGACTACTACCAGAGCACCGACGGAAACCAAAAGATAATCGTCCCCGACGGGTTGCGGGATTCGACGCTGCCCAAAAACGTCGGCAACGATATGGCGAACCTCACTGGAACGGCCCCTGCGGCGTCCGGGCCGAATCAGAAGGCGTTCAATCAGATGTACAAGGACGAGTACAACCGCGAACCGGGCGTGTTCAACTCCCACTCCTACGACGCGGTCGCCGTCCTCATCCTCGCCAACGTGGCGGCGGGGGCGAACGACGGGGGCAAGATCCGCGACCAGATGCGACGGGTCGCCAATCCCGGCGGACAGAAGTACGGACCGGAGAACTTCGTGGACGCCGTCAAAGCTGCCGCACGCGGCGAAGACATCAACTACCAAGGCGCGTCCAGCGTCGTAGACTTCGATAAGAAGGGCGACCCGGCGTCCGCGGCCTACGACGTCTGGAAGTTCGATTCGAGCGCCGACGGCGGGATCAAGACGGAGGACACCATCACCTTCGAGGGAGAACCGAGCGGCAAGATGGCCGATAGCTCACCCGGTGGGAAGAACCGAACCGCCAAGGTCGGTATCCTGCTTCCACAAACAGGTGACCTCGGTTCGACCGGGAGCCTGATGATCAAAGCCGCGAAGATGCCGGTAAAGCAAGTGAACGACGCGGGCATCAGCATCAAGGTCAAATCCCAGGTCGAGGACTCACAGACCAAGAAACAGGCATCGCTCAGCGGCGCGAACGCGCTCGTTAGCGCCGGTTTCCCGGCCATCTGTGGCCCGGCATCCTCAGGGAACAACATCCCGGTGAGCCAGCAGGTGTACATCAAACAGGGCGTCGTCGGTTGTTCGCCGTCCAGTACGGCGCTGACCGTGACGAACTTGGACGACAACGACTTCGTCTTCCGGACCGCACCGAGCGACCTGCTGCAAGGCAAGGTGATGGCGCAAGTCGCATCCAAGAAGCTCAGTGGCAAGACCGCCTCGACGCTGTTCGTGAACAACAGTTACGGCCAACAACTGTCGGACAAGTTCTCCAAAACGTTCACCGACAAGTACGACGGGGAGGTGCTACAGAAGGTGTCGTTCAACAAGGGTGAATCTTCCTACACGTCCGTCATCAAAAAGGCGACCGGTTCGAGCTAA
- a CDS encoding cyclic nucleotide-binding/CBS domain-containing protein — protein sequence MDAEVIVRDVMTREYVGVSESDSVLGAVRLMHDEGVGSVVVLRGHEPVGIMTESDVIALVANEDDPMETTVSEAMSKPVLSVQPDRSVADAAGMMAQQGIRRIIVTVDDELLGVLTERDVISASTSPSSISRTQEREIDQGDLGNRMGTNGGTEYEGQSICEVCGALTHDLTNVNGQLVCADCREF from the coding sequence ATGGATGCGGAAGTTATCGTGCGGGACGTGATGACGCGGGAATACGTCGGCGTCAGTGAATCAGATTCGGTTCTCGGAGCGGTTCGTCTCATGCACGACGAAGGAGTCGGGAGCGTCGTCGTTCTCAGGGGTCACGAACCGGTCGGTATCATGACCGAATCGGACGTGATCGCCCTCGTCGCGAACGAAGACGACCCGATGGAAACGACGGTTTCGGAAGCGATGTCGAAACCCGTGCTCTCTGTGCAACCCGACCGGAGTGTAGCCGACGCCGCGGGGATGATGGCTCAACAGGGGATTCGCCGGATCATCGTCACCGTCGACGACGAACTGCTCGGGGTGCTCACCGAACGGGACGTGATTTCGGCTTCGACGTCCCCGTCGAGCATCTCGCGAACACAGGAACGGGAAATCGACCAAGGGGACCTCGGAAACCGGATGGGAACGAACGGCGGGACCGAATACGAGGGTCAAAGCATCTGTGAGGTCTGTGGCGCGCTGACGCACGATCTGACGAACGTCAACGGCCAGTTGGTCTGTGCCGACTGTCGCGAATTTTAG
- a CDS encoding GTP cyclohydrolase III, giving the protein MTNAQLTLIQIDNYGPWTVTPEPRREVDLQTLQSRLYADLSQLIGNRDGYVFFTRFDNMVAVTNGLSLSDHALVQESVGNRYPVTVSLSVATGTSPIQALEDATELLQDAGSAQDHSRREILDGRTIDEEFRTDDDVQLAHFDVNDMTGNYTDEVNAFDSFIHIEQGYAELMRYMREAHDALSFFVGGDNVIAVCPNMDESDYEDVIEHVEETVEVELKVGVGTGRVPQTAGMDAKHALETCRATGSRIEFE; this is encoded by the coding sequence GTGACGAACGCCCAACTCACGTTGATACAAATCGACAACTACGGGCCGTGGACCGTGACGCCGGAACCGCGTCGGGAAGTCGACCTCCAAACGCTTCAATCGCGATTGTACGCCGACCTCTCCCAACTCATCGGTAACCGGGACGGGTACGTCTTCTTCACCCGTTTCGACAACATGGTGGCCGTGACGAACGGTCTCTCGTTGTCCGATCACGCGCTCGTGCAGGAATCGGTCGGAAATCGCTACCCCGTAACCGTCAGTTTGAGCGTCGCCACCGGAACGAGTCCGATTCAGGCGCTCGAAGATGCGACGGAACTGCTGCAGGACGCCGGGAGCGCGCAGGATCATTCGCGCCGCGAAATCCTCGACGGGCGGACGATCGACGAGGAGTTCAGAACCGACGACGACGTGCAGCTCGCTCACTTCGACGTCAACGACATGACGGGCAACTACACCGACGAGGTGAACGCCTTCGACTCCTTCATCCACATCGAACAGGGCTACGCGGAACTGATGCGATACATGCGCGAGGCACACGACGCCCTGTCGTTCTTCGTCGGCGGCGACAACGTCATCGCGGTCTGCCCGAACATGGACGAATCGGACTACGAGGACGTCATCGAGCACGTCGAGGAGACGGTCGAAGTCGAACTGAAAGTCGGCGTCGGCACGGGGCGAGTCCCGCAAACCGCCGGAATGGACGCGAAGCACGCCTTGGAGACGTGTCGAGCGACCGGAAGCAGGATCGAATTCGAGTAG
- the udk gene encoding uridine kinase, whose product MSIPSFVIGIAGGTGAGKTTVAREVTESRSDSVTRIPLDNYYKDLSHLDFEERAEVNYDHPSAFEWELLREHLDSLLSGQAIEMPQYDFSVHNRKDERVTVEPTDVVVLEGILALYDTDVNEMLDLQVYVETDADVRILRRIERDVVDRGRDLEGVMDQYLSTVKPMHEQFVEPTKKHADLIIPEGANRVAVNLLEEKVRAETRSERAWEVEEELRLPDRDVERIDQTDRPERDSRPERSGRSDANEPPAATPNGGGERWRSSKESK is encoded by the coding sequence ATGAGTATTCCGTCGTTCGTCATCGGTATCGCCGGGGGTACCGGCGCGGGGAAGACGACAGTCGCCCGTGAAGTCACGGAATCCCGGAGCGATTCGGTTACCCGGATTCCGTTGGACAACTACTACAAGGACCTCTCGCACCTCGATTTCGAGGAACGCGCCGAGGTGAACTACGATCATCCGTCGGCGTTCGAGTGGGAACTGCTGCGTGAACACCTCGATTCGCTCCTTTCCGGACAGGCCATCGAGATGCCCCAATACGATTTCAGCGTTCACAACCGGAAGGACGAACGCGTCACCGTCGAACCGACGGACGTGGTCGTGCTCGAAGGAATCCTCGCGCTGTACGACACCGACGTCAACGAGATGCTCGATTTGCAGGTATACGTCGAAACCGACGCCGACGTTCGAATTCTCCGCCGAATCGAGCGGGACGTGGTGGACCGCGGCCGCGACCTCGAAGGCGTCATGGACCAGTATCTTTCCACGGTAAAACCGATGCACGAGCAGTTCGTCGAACCGACGAAAAAACACGCCGACCTCATCATTCCCGAGGGGGCAAACCGGGTCGCGGTCAACCTCCTCGAAGAGAAGGTCCGTGCGGAGACGCGTTCGGAACGCGCGTGGGAAGTCGAGGAGGAACTCCGTCTGCCGGACCGTGACGTGGAACGAATCGATCAGACCGACCGACCCGAGCGAGATAGCCGTCCGGAACGAAGCGGCCGAAGTGACGCGAACGAGCCACCCGCTGCGACACCCAACGGTGGCGGCGAACGATGGCGCTCGTCGAAAGAATCGAAGTGA
- a CDS encoding DUF5785 family protein, whose translation MDWPHDPDGEEGSEGGRKYGMAILAKKVDEDEDFPLEREEFVEAHADEPIRINYEKVVSVADIFDHVEEDEYETITDFHKAVGKGMRSGGFWDYHPVGENPEKKRA comes from the coding sequence ATGGACTGGCCCCACGACCCTGACGGTGAAGAAGGGAGCGAGGGAGGACGGAAGTACGGTATGGCTATCCTCGCGAAGAAAGTAGACGAAGACGAGGATTTCCCGCTCGAACGCGAGGAGTTCGTCGAAGCACACGCCGACGAACCGATCCGAATCAACTACGAGAAGGTCGTCAGCGTCGCCGACATCTTCGACCACGTCGAGGAAGACGAGTACGAGACGATCACAGATTTCCACAAAGCAGTCGGCAAAGGAATGCGATCCGGCGGGTTCTGGGACTACCACCCGGTCGGAGAGAACCCCGAAAAGAAACGAGCGTAA